In Oreochromis aureus strain Israel breed Guangdong linkage group 22, ZZ_aureus, whole genome shotgun sequence, the genomic window tgtttatgctGAATTCTGACCGCACTatccaaatgttgcagcagaaatgaaGACTAATCAGACCTGGCAAcattttccaatcttctgttgtctcATTTTCATGATTCTATGTGAATTGTAGTCTCAGTTTCCTGCTCTTAGATGAGGAGTGGCACTTGATGTgggcttctgctgctgtagcccatctagTTCAAGGTCAGACTTTACTGTGTATTTAAAAATGCTCTCCTGTATACCTGGGTGTTACCGTTTTATCCTCCTATTAGGGGTCTGACCCTCTCTGttgacctctggcatcagcaAGCCATTTTCaccctgctgctcactggatatttggtcttttttcattctctgtaaaccctagtaAGGGAAATTGTTAGTGGAccgcagtttctgaaatactctgaCCAACCCGTCTGGGACCAACAACCAGGTCATCTTGACAATCTCTACATCACTACTTGCTGCTATGAGATTTTCTGACCATCTACAGCTGAATCACtctacctaataaagtggccattGAGTATCTATGTATCTATCTATAGTACTGTGCAAATGTCTTGAGCAAACTCTCATTGATTTATAttttgtttggaaaaaaaaatgggaaataggttcaaaaataaatgtaaatacagtatataagggaATAACATTGTTTGTTCAATCCTCGCAAGCTTTAAAATCGATACTTGGTATGACCatgtttattcttcaacacaaccTGAACTCTTTTAGGTCAGCTTTCTTGTCATGGCTTTATTTAGTCattaggaatagttctccaggcttcttgaaggacatttaaagctcttctttggatgttggctacGTTTCGTTCTGTTCTCCATCAGGATGATCCCACGCTGCTTCAGACCTTGTtgatgcaaaaatactattCTACTCCTGTAAAACTTTGTTATCGTTGGCATTTTTTAATAGACTCAAGATGAATTGAGTCAAGTTGAGACAAAATtacttctcatttctttagttgagtCACTTACCCTAAAAAAAGTGAGAAGTAATTATCTCTTTTGAAACAGGCTGccagtaacaaagtgcctaaagacacAGTTTACagtttctttgctaagttgcctGCTATAGAAGCAACACTTGTGCATTTTTAATGGTTGAATGATAGGTAccagaaaatggtcaggtacaagaactggactgaaaataagtgaaaaagagGCCACTgtctaaagaaaaacttttgaaagaccttcacaaAGCCTGGTAACTATCGCTCAAgaccacattttctttttaaaagccaaaaaaagccaaaaaaacccACCTAGCTTTGGAatcaaaatatgcaaaaacacaGGGCGGCTCAAGAGTTTTGCTCAGTATGCgtaaaaaatgtgtcttttttgttgttaagAGAGGAACAGAAGAGAGGTGAGAAGATTTCAAAGTATTTTTCAGCCAAGCAATTTATTACTTCAGCACAGTTTTCGTAAATATCCACGCCTTGGGTGCAGTCACCCCCACGCTCGTACATCACTTCAGCCCTGCCTCTGCTTGTGTCTTGGATTTGTCTTGCAGAACACAAACAAACGTCCCCTCCTTATAACAAAGAAGCAGTCCTTGCAGCGCCTCTTCAGGGCAGTTTTGGTTTTCATTCCCGCAGAGGGCTGTACGCAGGGAACGTGCCGGCACTGTCCCAACAGAGAGGTTTCACGCCGAGCCGGGAAGCCAGAAGAAGGGAGCTGGATGGAGCTGACGCTGGCCGATGATGGGAGAAATGCACGAGAACCGCCGCTGAGCGTAAAGAGAGATCTGTGAACAAAGGCTGCCGGTGAAGAGAAGGTCAGACGCCACTGGCTCATCTGGGCCACTTGCCTAGCTAGGGAGGTAGCCAGATGCTTCAGCAGGAGGGGGGCCATGGCGGAAAAGCTGCAAAGAGAATTCCAAAATAGATATTTTTTAGTTCTTCATGTTGTGATGCAGAGCTGAAAAGATTAGTTAAGTTTTTCACTAGGCAAGTATTAGCCATTCATCAAGCAAAAACTATTGAAAATGTAACAGTTATTGAAGCTCCAGGTTCTTAATTGGGTGGATTCACCATCTGTTTAAAATAAGTGCATTGAAATCTTTTGGTCAGGTGAAACAGGGCATCCAAAGAGGTCATCTTAGTCTGGGAAGGTGTGACTGGTACCTGTTCATCGTTTTTGTGACATTTCATTGGGAATCAAACTGTCacacaaaatcacaaaacattaattcatgCGGACCTATCCTGTGGGTCATTAGTTTCTCATCCGTATGAAACATCCCGTTTTGGCTCCCTTGCCCCTCCCTTTGAGCCCGCACTCTTctaattggctgcccctcacaaaccTAAAGTTTTGACAGGAGGCGGAGCTGCGTGCCTAAGATGACCACATTTGGAATACCTGTCCTAACTGACCTCATACAACGTTtagagtaggaaaaaaaaagtatgaaatTTGAGTTTTTTGGCTCACAGTAAATTCTTGCACATATGCCGACTTCTTTATTTGAAACTTCGGCCTTTTTGACACAAGCATCACCCATTGCAACCCGACATAAATGAGAGGAAATAACAAAAAGCACAATACACCGCCTTGAAAAACGTTCTAATACTATTGGAGATGAACAAACTGGGGCAAACAAAAGTAATtatattaacatgttttttttaatacagttaGCAACATATTGCAGAATAAGCACTACTCATGAGGCCTAGTACGTGAAACATTAACCAGCTACACAccaatttaataaattcttccATGGGCCTTtaaaaaatgatatatttaaagGCTACTACCTTCCTTGTACAAGAAAACTCTGTACATGTAAAGATTACCACCCGGTGTCCACACAGCATAGCTATGTAACGGCCAAGGAGACGAGCATGTCAGAGCTGACCTGCTAGCACTAGGCTAAATAAGCATTCACACAGTCTTGCGCAGAAAACATTACAAAgtcaaacaacacaaacaaacctTTCAGAAATCACTAGAAGGTTGAATTCATGGGGTTATGCCCCTGTAAGTACGTGTTAATCGCCACAACAAGAACCACACTGCTTTCTTGCTTCAAGTACATACAACAGCTTCCGGTGTATGAGAGGATAGTGAAGCCCTTATTTTTGCCTTTCAGGCAGTTTCCTCTCGCTAGTTTTGTGGGAGAACACACCCCCTCCTCCATACTAACAGTCTCCGATTCCGTCTTTTTAAATTTGAactatttaaaattttataatatatgtcaaaataaataaatgcacctTGCCGAAGGCTTGCCACCGGTAAAGGTTCTTTGAGCCTGAAAAGCAAGACTCGGGGCGAAATTAAATTACGGTATAAGCGTCCTTTGCGAGGCAGTCTGGGAAAGCAGGTTGTTGTAAACATGGCGGCCACAGTGGGCAGAGTTCTGTCCTTCAGTAAAAATGTTAAGCTGCTTGTTTCGCCTTTGAAGCTTTCTGCTGTACCTGCTCATCGTTATAGTGTAGATGTTTCCAATACCGGCGAGCCCATCACTCACACCGGACAGGTGAACTGAAAACTGCCTCTGTGTTACTGTTATTTTACCCGATGAATCATTGTTAGCTAACCTTAGCATAGTGTTACTGACGCCAGCAGCTCCAAATTACTCTGCTTATAAGATGTTTGACATTTGAATGCTGGTCACTGATTATATTGCATACACAATATGCAATATAatacaataaatataaatgtttcaTTTAGTTCCGCTCTTAAAACAGTTCTCATAATAGGACCACAATGTTAAATCAcagataaacaaaataaaagggtGCCTGTAAACTGCTGtgtgtaatttttgtttttctcctagGTGTTTGATGAGCATGATTACAGGAGAGCCAGATTTGTTGGCAAACAGAAAGAGGTAAGAAATAAGCTCTTGACAATTTGttaatgtgtgtatttattggCTAAGCTTAGTGTAACCCCTGCTAACTGGGTTTAGGGCCTAGGACTTTCAGATCCAAGACCAAAACTGTGTGAATGACTTAGCAAAATCAAGAACTGAGAATTGTAGTCTCAAAGAAGATGAGCACTAGAATCCTGAATGGACTGCGAGGttgcagaccaagaaaaaacTTCAGTTTTTCAGAAGATACACCTTTAAATCAGACTGAAGTATGCTAAAGACAACTTGGAGAAAGATTAATGCATACTGGAAGCACGTCCTTAGGTCAGATGTGGGTCGTCGCTTTGTCTTCCAACATGACAACGAGTCAGAACATATGTTGCTCCTGGTGAAGAACTGCCTCCAAAAGACCAAAGTGAACGTtattgactggcctgcacaaagCCCTGATTTGAATCCCACTGAAGACAAAGGTCAATGCCAGAAGATCATGGAGGGTTAATAATTGTGActggcagtttttgttttttgcgaaataattgtgtttctgtgtgcaaaGTAAATTAATGTAAGcatccaaaataaaactagGAGGTTTGGAAAAGCTGTTTTAAGTAGCACCtggaaaatactttaaaaaaacaaaacaacaacaacaaaaaaacatgcacaTCAGTGCAGAGTCCCCATACCACACCTAGCAACTTCCTCGTCGAATTTTGGAAAGTACTTACACAATTGCTTTGTATTGTTGCTTAAAGGTGAATAAGAACTTTGCCATCAACCTGGTGGCAGAGGAGCCAGTGTCTGACATCGAAGCCAGAGTGGTATCTTGCGATGGGGGCGGAGGAGCGCTGGGACACCCCAAAGTCTACATCAACTTGGTAAGACCCTGCAGACACCATTaagataaaattatttcaagGTCTTGGTATTCATATCACTGGGATAGGCATCGGATAGCATGAATCTCCTAAACCTAGCAGCTTTGTGCAGTGAGGGTTCTCAGAAAACACAAAGGTGCTGTTGCACTGATAAAGTTGGCAGCATGATGGTTGGCACCatcgcctcacagcaagaagctcCTAGTTCTGAATCCTCctttctgtgtagagtttgcTTGATGCCTCTGTGCCGCCTGTCACCCTCGGACAGCTAGGACAGCCTCCAGCCCAACCACAACCCTGAAGTggataagaaaaagaaaatagacaGATGGAACGATGAAGTTTATTTAGCACTGAGGCCGAGTGATGAGTCCAAAAGACTGTCAAACCCCGTTTCCCAAAATGTTGGGACgctgtataaaatgtaaatgaaattcAGTTTCATATTTGGTGTAATATTTGATTGATGATGGTATCCAAACTCGgggaaaaatattattttatctgaaaataaattgaaattgatcaatttcattttttatgggttttttttttttttccctttcttttgttttttttttttggaacaaAGTTGGAACAGACCAAACAAAAGACTAAAAAGTTGCGTAAttctaaaaaaaccaaaaaccattATCTCACAATGACTTTTATCTGATTGGCCATTTCTGTAGGCACAGGACGAGGCCATAAACTAATAGTGAAGATGGCTCCGTCTCTGGAAACAAAAATAAGCTACCGATGCTATCCAGACTTTTAAACAGGACAAAGTGTACATGTATTCTAACAGCATGGCTTTCTGAGTCTTTCTTCCACTTACCCATTTCCTGGTTGGGGGGGGGCTGAATCCTATCCCAGCTGCTACAGGTAGAGCGGTGGGTACGCCCTgaacaggttgccagtctgttgcaggggtCACACAAAGAGGCAAGGATTTCAAAACTAGAACAGCTGCGCTCTTCACTTCCTGAATGTGTACAGTGTGTTAAATAGGATTTGAATAATATGAAgatcatttcttttgtttttttttgctt contains:
- the mrpl36 gene encoding 39S ribosomal protein L36, mitochondrial — protein: MAPLLLKHLATSLARQVAQMSQWRLTFSSPAAFVHRSLFTLSGGSRAFLPSSASVSSIQLPSSGFPARRETSLLGQCRHVPCVQPSAGMKTKTALKRRCKDCFFVIRRGRLFVFCKTNPRHKQRQG
- the ndufs6 gene encoding NADH dehydrogenase [ubiquinone] iron-sulfur protein 6, mitochondrial — translated: MAATVGRVLSFSKNVKLLVSPLKLSAVPAHRYSVDVSNTGEPITHTGQVFDEHDYRRARFVGKQKEVNKNFAINLVAEEPVSDIEARVVSCDGGGGALGHPKVYINLDKDTKVGTCGYCGLQFKQKHHH